The DNA window CGAAATTGACCAAATAGTTGTCAATCAAATTGGACAAACAGATAAAAGCGATATCCTAATATCGAACAAACAATTTGAGTAcagaaacaatttttttaaaatccaagattttattttaaacCCACTgcaatcaattgaagacCCAGATGTTGCACATATTGTCATAACAGACACAGTACAGCAATGGCGACACCTGAGTTTTGCATTGTATTGGTTGTTTAACCCTTTGGTTGGTACTTACATACCCATTCAGCCACcgcaaaataaaaacaaggAAAATGGTTTGGCAATTGATGCGTTGGACAAGTTACATTACGCTGACTTTTCCCCTGATGGAAAATATATTGTGTTTGCTTTTGAgcataatttatttattcaagATTTGGCTAATGGTAAAATACAGCAAGTTACAGAGGATGGGTCAGCAAACATATTCAATGGAAAATCTGATTGGATatatgaagaagaagtgaATGCTAGTAGTAAAATGATTTGGTGGTCTCCAAGTGGGAgccattttatttttgcaAAGCTTAACGACACAAAGGTTCCAGGCGTTGACATAGATTATTATACTAAACAAAATACCGAAATAGGGATGCAGTTCCAGCAAGCCGACGAATCCAAATATGAAGGTGTTAATCAATACCCCATAAAGACACAATTGAAATACCCTAAACCGGGAACTGCTAACCCAATAATATCATTGCATATTTATGACATTGCCAGTAAGAAAGTAGATGAGATAGTTGATGGAGATGATACTTTGGGACCCgattatatattatattatgcCAAATGGATTGACACCAACAACTTTTTGATGAAACAATCAGATAGGACCAGCTCAATTCTTTCGAAAAAGTTGTACAACCTAAGCAAAAATCAAGTTAGTGTTGTTAATTTCAGTAATGTTACAAAGGAATACAATGGGTGGGTCGAAAAGATGAACCCTGTGACTTTGCTAGATGGTGGAAAATacattgatattgttgtaattgatAACAGAAACACTTTGGCATTATTTGATTCTCCGGGTCTGCTGTCACCATCAAAAGTTTTAGTTGATAACAAGGATTGGGATATAAGTGGTGAAGCTATCTATGATGCTCAAGAGaagtttgtttattttttaagCACAGCTAGAAGTTCAATGGATGCCCATTTGATTGGAATTGATCTTTCAGATAATTATAAACTTTACAACATTACTGATACGAAAAAAGACGGGGTTTTTGAAACAATGTTTTCTGAGAATGGACAGTACTTGAGTTTAGTTTACTTGGGTCCCAACCAGCCATGGCAGAGGTTGATCAACATGGCAAATGTGCATGATTTCATAAAATCTGAAGAATATGGTAAATCTACCATAGAGGAAGCAGTTATATTGAACCAGCCAATTATTACTACTTCGACAAGcttaaaagaaattaacTTGCCAACCGTCAGATATAAAGAGGTAACAGTTGGGAAAAAAGAAGACAGGGTATCTTTAAATATTATGGAGATTTTACCACctaattttaaaacaaaaaacaaaaagtatCCTTTGTTTGTGCATGCATATGGAGGACCAGGCTCGCAAACTtttatgaaaaaatttgatattggatttcttcaaattgttAGTGCTAGATTGAATTCTATTATTTTGGTGATTGATCCTCGTGGAACTGGAGGGAAAGGTTGGAAATTCAAGTCATTTGCGAAAAGCAATATTGGATATTGGGAACCAAGAGATTTAAAGACAATAACCTCTGAATATataaagaagaacaatAAACTCATCGACAAAGAAAGAGTTGCTCTTTGGGGTTGGTCGTATGGTGGATTTACAGCTTTAAAGACATTGGAATACGATAAAGGTGATGTTTTCAAATACGGAATGGCAGTTGCACCCGTGACAAATTGGTTGTTTTACGATTCTATATACACCGAGAGGTATATGGGTCTTCCAGCGATGAATCCCAATTATAAATCTTCAGCAAGgattaatgattttgacAACTTCAAATCTGTGAAAAGATTTTTGATAGTACATGGTACGGGGGATGACAATGTGCATGTACAAAATCTGATGTGGTTCTTAgatcaattaaatattcaCAATGTTGAGAATTACGACATGCATTTATTTCCTGACAGTGATCATAGTATTCACTATGATAATGCTGGAGTTATTGtatatgataaattataCTCTTGGCTACGAGATGCATTTCGAGGAAATTTTGACGAATCTGTATAGACAATATAGTATGTGCATAGATAGATAGTGTTagtattctttttattttttgaaaaaaatcgACGATTGAACGATCCCGTATTTTGGCCTCATCGCGAtggtttgaaaaaatctttaaaaaaaaatgtattgaaaactaaaaaaaaaaacgaacCTACTAGTAACTCTTTTCTATACAAGCAACTATGGGTAAAGCATCgaaacaaacaaagaagTTTCAAAATAAGCATTTGAAGCATACAATAGAACAACGTAAGAAAGTTCAGGCACATAACAAGAAAATTGCTTCCAGAAAAAAGGGTGGTAGTTCAGAAAGCAATGCACCAAAGCGTGCCGATGGAAAAGCTAAGGAAGTCTTTGAGGATATGTCAGTAGACGATTTTTTTGAAGGTGGGTTTGAAGTTcctaaagaaaaaaacaaaagcaagaacaagaacaagaacaagcAAGATACAATGGAAGAAAACGAAGAAGACTCATCTTCTGAAgaggaagatgaagaagcaATGAAggaaaacttgaaaaaattagagGCAGAAGATCCAGAATTTTACAAATACTTGAAAGACAATGacaatgatttattagattttGAAGCCGTCAATCCTTTAGATGCCATAAGTGATGACGAGGATGA is part of the Candida dubliniensis CD36 chromosome R, complete sequence genome and encodes:
- a CDS encoding dipeptidyl aminopeptidase, putative (Similar to S. cerevisiae STE13), which produces MFTRKAVPQHEEYELVNQVPPTQPPSDSPTGSQSDFRNSTDSQMSDIFEDLENYSSSSGQKIEDFHDSPLFQSVLMRYKNQSISGRTCGIFSLVAIVLWIGSVIIYSRVNHSTIGNDLTWKTNIIQLNGENITLNEYNPNFKNITMNDWRRGKYHTFEKQIRWLTSTQFPKSKHGGGFYAVDEIDQIVVNQIGQTDKSDILISNKQFEYRNNFFKIQDFILNPSQSIEDPDVAHIVITDTVQQWRHSSFALYWLFNPLVGTYIPIQPPQNKNKENGLAIDALDKLHYADFSPDGKYIVFAFEHNLFIQDLANGKIQQVTEDGSANIFNGKSDWIYEEEVNASSKMIWWSPSGSHFIFAKLNDTKVPGVDIDYYTKQNTEIGMQFQQADESKYEGVNQYPIKTQLKYPKPGTANPIISLHIYDIASKKVDEIVDGDDTLGPDYILYYAKWIDTNNFLMKQSDRTSSILSKKLYNLSKNQVSVVNFSNVTKEYNGWVEKMNPVTLLDGGKYIDIVVIDNRNTLALFDSPGSSSPSKVLVDNKDWDISGEAIYDAQEKFVYFLSTARSSMDAHLIGIDLSDNYKLYNITDTKKDGVFETMFSENGQYLSLVYLGPNQPWQRLINMANVHDFIKSEEYGKSTIEEAVILNQPIITTSTSLKEINLPTVRYKEVTVGKKEDRVSLNIMEILPPNFKTKNKKYPLFVHAYGGPGSQTFMKKFDIGFLQIVSARLNSIILVIDPRGTGGKGWKFKSFAKSNIGYWEPRDLKTITSEYIKKNNKLIDKERVALWGWSYGGFTALKTLEYDKGDVFKYGMAVAPVTNWLFYDSIYTERYMGLPAMNPNYKSSARINDFDNFKSVKRFLIVHGTGDDNVHVQNSMWFLDQLNIHNVENYDMHLFPDSDHSIHYDNAGVIVYDKLYSWLRDAFRGNFDESV